Proteins co-encoded in one Streptomyces roseochromogenus subsp. oscitans DS 12.976 genomic window:
- a CDS encoding DUF952 domain-containing protein, whose amino-acid sequence MPKLPRIFHITERSLWEAARERGAYEVSTRGRTLQEEGFIHFSTREQLPRIAAFLYGDYDGPDELVVLVVDPALVAAPVKYEAMEPGGEEFPHVYGPLPADAVVEVESWG is encoded by the coding sequence ATGCCGAAACTGCCCCGCATCTTCCACATCACCGAACGCTCCCTGTGGGAAGCGGCCCGCGAGCGCGGCGCCTACGAGGTGTCGACCCGAGGCCGCACCCTCCAGGAGGAGGGCTTCATCCACTTCTCCACCCGCGAACAGCTCCCGCGCATCGCCGCGTTCCTCTACGGCGACTACGACGGTCCGGACGAGCTGGTCGTCCTGGTCGTGGACCCGGCCTTGGTCGCTGCACCGGTGAAGTACGAGGCCATGGAGCCGGGCGGGGAGGAGTTCCCGCATGTGTACGGGCCGCTGCCGGCCGACGCCGTGGTGGAGGTGGAGTCCTGGGGGTGA
- a CDS encoding dihydrofolate reductase family protein yields MRKLSYFIACSLDGFIGDEQGDASAMFRFMNEEYLDFLKTEFPETMATHGRRPLGLDHLENKRFDTVIQGRGSYELALKEGITSPYAHLREYVASRSLAVSPDPHVEIIADDLLGRVHALKAEEGGLDIYLCGGARLAGELLDEIDELVIKTYPLVYGTGMPMFGTGLDIKEFTLDGVRTFTNGVLVRTYTRQR; encoded by the coding sequence TTGCGCAAGCTCAGCTACTTCATCGCCTGTTCGCTCGACGGCTTCATAGGCGACGAGCAGGGCGACGCCTCGGCGATGTTCCGCTTCATGAACGAGGAGTACCTCGACTTCCTCAAGACGGAGTTCCCGGAGACCATGGCCACCCATGGCCGCAGGCCGCTCGGCCTCGACCACCTGGAGAACAAGCGGTTCGACACCGTCATCCAGGGCCGGGGCAGCTACGAGCTGGCCCTCAAGGAGGGCATCACCAGCCCCTACGCCCATCTGCGCGAGTACGTCGCCTCCCGCAGCCTGGCCGTGTCCCCCGACCCGCACGTCGAGATCATCGCCGACGACCTGCTCGGCCGGGTCCACGCACTGAAGGCGGAGGAGGGCGGCCTGGACATCTATCTGTGCGGCGGTGCGCGCCTCGCCGGAGAGCTGCTGGACGAGATCGACGAACTCGTCATCAAGACCTACCCGCTCGTCTACGGCACGGGCATGCCCATGTTCGGCACCGGACTCGACATCAAGGAGTTCACCCTCGACGGGGTGCGCACCTTCACCAACGGCGTGCTCGTGCGGACGTACACGAGGCAGCGCTGA
- a CDS encoding family 2 encapsulin nanocompartment cargo protein polyprenyl transferase, whose translation MAEFMTETEQRSPAVPHPGTAGERRGRTGDADAGQAGGHPERHPEARLEGQEAVALLERTRTLVDPELRAALESLPGSMRRIALYHFGWQHADGTPARGNAGKAIRPALVLAAATALGGPAGRTAAVRAAVAVELVHNFTLLHDDVMDRDASRRHRPTAWTVFGTADAILAGDALQALALRMLAEDPHPASGPAAARLADCVVELCAGQHTDVDMERRAPGEVTLDEVLAMAEAKTGALLGCACALGALYAGADGEDVAALDGFGRQAGLAFQLIDDVIGIWGDPRRTGKPAGADLAARKKSLPVVAALSSGTEAAAELAELYDEPYVSGDAEGIVRTALAVERAGGRDWAQAEAADRMARAVQELSRAVPAPEAAGGLLALAEFVTRRSG comes from the coding sequence ATGGCCGAGTTCATGACGGAGACCGAACAGCGTTCCCCCGCCGTGCCGCACCCCGGCACGGCGGGGGAACGGCGGGGGAGGACCGGTGACGCCGATGCCGGTCAGGCCGGGGGACATCCCGAGCGACATCCCGAGGCGCGTCTCGAAGGACAGGAGGCGGTGGCGCTGCTGGAGCGCACCCGGACCCTGGTCGACCCGGAGCTGCGCGCGGCTCTGGAGTCGCTGCCCGGCTCCATGCGCCGGATCGCGCTCTACCACTTCGGCTGGCAGCACGCGGACGGCACCCCGGCGCGCGGCAACGCCGGCAAGGCGATCCGGCCCGCGCTCGTCCTCGCGGCGGCCACCGCCCTCGGCGGACCCGCGGGCCGTACGGCGGCGGTCCGGGCGGCGGTGGCGGTCGAACTGGTCCACAACTTCACCCTGTTGCACGACGACGTGATGGACCGGGACGCCTCCCGCCGGCACCGGCCCACGGCCTGGACCGTGTTCGGCACTGCCGACGCGATCCTCGCCGGTGACGCCCTGCAGGCGCTGGCCCTGCGGATGCTCGCCGAGGACCCGCACCCGGCGTCCGGCCCGGCGGCGGCCCGGCTCGCGGACTGCGTCGTGGAACTGTGCGCCGGCCAGCACACCGACGTGGACATGGAGCGCCGCGCCCCGGGCGAGGTCACCCTCGACGAGGTGCTCGCCATGGCCGAGGCGAAGACCGGCGCGCTGCTGGGCTGCGCCTGCGCCCTCGGCGCGCTGTACGCGGGCGCCGACGGCGAGGACGTGGCGGCGCTGGACGGCTTCGGCCGCCAGGCCGGGCTCGCCTTCCAGCTGATCGACGACGTCATCGGCATATGGGGCGACCCGCGGCGCACCGGGAAGCCGGCCGGCGCGGATCTCGCGGCCCGCAAGAAGTCGCTGCCCGTGGTGGCGGCCCTGTCCTCCGGCACGGAAGCGGCAGCCGAACTCGCCGAGCTGTACGACGAGCCGTACGTCTCCGGTGACGCCGAGGGCATCGTGCGTACGGCACTGGCCGTGGAGCGGGCGGGCGGGCGGGACTGGGCGCAGGCCGAGGCGGCCGACCGGATGGCCCGCGCGGTGCAGGAGCTGTCCCGCGCGGTCCCCGCGCCCGAGGCGGCGGGCGGTCTGCTGGCGCTCGCCGAGTTCGTCACCCGGCGCAGCGGCTGA
- a CDS encoding family 2B encapsulin nanocompartment shell protein — protein MSVGEEVRTDQGKPQQSLGTAAARNLATTTKSVPQMQEISSRWLLRTLPWVDVHGGTYRVNRRLAYTVGDGRITFVKTGDQVEVIPAELGELPVLRSYEDEEVLAELARRCRQRDFAPGEVIADFGNQTNEVYLLAHGRVEKIGTGPYGDDAVLGVLADGAYFGEQALLDPDAIWEFTARAATAATVLILSRQDFEQVAQRADTLREHVEQLRSAPEQPTNKYGEKEVALAAGHSGEPDIPHTFVDYEPRPREYELSIAQTVLRIHTRVADLYNQPMNQTEQQLRLTVEALKERQEHELINNREFGLLNNCEYDQRIQPHDGVPGPDDMDELLSRRRSTKLFLAHPRAIAAFGRELNKRGLVPETVEISGNRIPTWRGVPIYPCNKIPVTPERTTSIIAMRTGEQDQGVIGLRQSGIPDEIEPSLSVRFMGINEQAIIKYLVTAYYSAAVLVPDALGVLENVEIGRWR, from the coding sequence ATGTCGGTAGGCGAAGAGGTCCGCACGGATCAGGGCAAGCCGCAGCAGTCCCTCGGGACGGCGGCAGCGCGGAACCTGGCCACCACAACCAAGTCCGTTCCGCAGATGCAGGAGATCAGCTCCCGCTGGCTGCTGCGCACGCTCCCGTGGGTAGACGTACATGGCGGCACATACCGGGTCAACAGGCGACTGGCGTACACCGTCGGCGACGGTCGCATCACCTTCGTGAAGACCGGGGACCAGGTCGAGGTCATCCCGGCCGAACTCGGCGAGCTGCCGGTCCTGCGCTCGTACGAGGACGAGGAGGTGCTGGCGGAGCTGGCCCGCCGCTGCCGTCAGCGTGACTTCGCGCCCGGCGAGGTGATCGCCGACTTCGGCAACCAGACCAATGAGGTGTACCTACTGGCACACGGCAGGGTCGAGAAGATCGGCACCGGCCCCTACGGCGACGACGCCGTCCTCGGAGTCCTCGCCGACGGCGCCTACTTCGGCGAGCAGGCACTGCTGGACCCGGACGCCATCTGGGAGTTCACCGCCCGCGCGGCCACCGCGGCGACCGTGCTGATCCTCAGTCGCCAGGACTTCGAGCAGGTCGCCCAGCGCGCGGACACCCTGCGCGAACACGTCGAGCAGCTTCGCTCGGCCCCGGAGCAGCCGACCAACAAGTACGGCGAGAAAGAGGTCGCGCTGGCGGCCGGTCACTCCGGCGAGCCCGACATCCCGCACACCTTCGTGGACTACGAGCCCCGGCCCCGCGAGTACGAGCTGAGCATCGCCCAGACCGTGCTGCGCATCCACACGCGCGTGGCCGACCTGTACAACCAGCCGATGAACCAGACCGAGCAGCAGCTCAGGCTCACGGTCGAGGCGCTCAAGGAGCGCCAGGAGCACGAGCTGATCAACAACCGCGAATTCGGCCTGCTGAACAACTGCGAGTACGACCAGCGGATCCAGCCGCACGACGGTGTGCCCGGCCCGGACGACATGGACGAGCTGCTGAGCCGCCGGCGCAGCACCAAGCTGTTCCTGGCCCACCCGCGCGCGATCGCGGCCTTCGGGCGCGAGCTGAACAAGCGGGGACTGGTCCCGGAGACCGTCGAGATCAGCGGCAACCGCATCCCGACCTGGCGCGGAGTGCCGATCTACCCCTGCAACAAGATCCCGGTCACCCCGGAGCGCACGACCTCGATCATCGCCATGCGTACCGGCGAGCAGGACCAGGGTGTCATCGGCCTGAGGCAGTCCGGCATCCCGGACGAGATCGAGCCCAGCCTGTCCGTCCGTTTCATGGGCATCAACGAACAGGCCATCATCAAGTACCTGGTGACGGCCTACTACTCGGCCGCCGTGCTGGTGCCCGACGCGCTCGGCGTGCTGGAGAACGTCGAGATCGGCCGGTGGAGGTGA
- a CDS encoding 1-aminocyclopropane-1-carboxylate deaminase/D-cysteine desulfhydrase: MTSPDPLVPRLPSPLQEVGDDRFERYGLRLLLKRDDLIHTHLIGNKWRKLVPNIEAAKGRPLATFGGAYSNHLRATAAAGRLLRLPTVGVVRGEELADRPLNPSLARCAADGMRLHFVDRSTYRRKTEPETLAAILRAAGAEEAYVVPEGGSNGAAVQGCRALGEELRGHADVVAVACGTGGTLAGLAAGLTAGQRALGVPVLRGGFLERDIQALQERAFGGRTGSWSLDERFHFGGYARTTPELHGFAQDFEDRHGLPVERLYVAKLLYGLVALADEGAFPRGTTIAAVVTGRPFPQGQPASR; the protein is encoded by the coding sequence GTGACCAGCCCCGATCCGCTCGTTCCCCGGCTCCCCTCTCCTCTCCAAGAGGTCGGGGACGACCGGTTCGAGCGGTACGGTCTGCGGCTGCTCCTCAAACGCGACGACCTGATCCACACCCACCTCATCGGCAACAAATGGCGCAAGCTCGTGCCGAACATCGAGGCGGCGAAGGGCCGGCCGCTGGCCACCTTCGGCGGGGCCTACTCCAATCACCTGCGCGCCACCGCCGCCGCGGGCCGCCTTCTCCGGCTCCCGACCGTCGGCGTGGTCCGCGGCGAGGAACTGGCCGACCGTCCGCTCAACCCCTCCCTGGCCCGGTGCGCGGCGGACGGCATGCGGCTGCACTTCGTCGACAGATCGACGTACCGACGCAAGACCGAGCCGGAGACCCTGGCCGCGATCTTGCGCGCGGCCGGTGCGGAGGAGGCGTACGTCGTGCCCGAGGGCGGCAGCAACGGCGCGGCCGTACAGGGCTGCCGGGCGCTGGGAGAGGAACTGCGCGGGCACGCCGACGTCGTCGCGGTCGCCTGCGGCACCGGTGGCACGCTCGCGGGGCTGGCCGCCGGGCTGACGGCGGGACAGCGGGCGCTCGGCGTACCGGTACTCAGGGGCGGCTTCCTGGAGCGTGACATACAAGCGCTGCAGGAACGTGCCTTCGGCGGCCGTACCGGCTCCTGGTCCCTGGACGAGCGCTTCCACTTCGGCGGCTACGCCCGTACGACACCCGAACTGCACGGCTTCGCCCAGGACTTCGAGGACCGCCACGGGCTGCCTGTCGAGCGTCTCTATGTCGCCAAGTTGCTCTACGGACTTGTCGCCCTCGCGGACGAGGGCGCCTTCCCGCGCGGGACGACGATCGCCGCCGTCGTGACCGGGCGGCCGTTCCCGCAGGGTCAACCCGCCTCCCGATAG
- a CDS encoding Na+/H+ antiporter, translating into MDVMPLLLLVAGSAGFAGIARRTPVPAPLLLVAVGLAVSYVPGIPHYTLDPDIVLPLVLPPLLYKEGTESSYLDLRAQMRPVGLLSIGYVLFATFVVGWAAYLVVPGLPLPAALVLGAVVAPTDAVAAAAIARRVGLPSRITTILQGESLLNDATAITAYKVALAAAVGEGATWAGGIEEFLRAAVGGVLVGLVLMVPIHWLRTHLKEALLQNTLSLLIPFVAYGVAEQFHGSGVLAVVVVAVYLGHRAWEVDFATRLQEDAVWRMVAFLLESAVFALIGLQLPTVLKGLGAYQGVDAAWYAIAVFVVVVAARFAWVFPATFLPRALSRRIREREEGVTWRAPVVTGWAAMRGVVSLAIAFSIPLTVHGGAPFPQRNLILFMTFTTVIGTLVVQGLTLAPLIRLMRFPGRDAQAETLAEANAQAQASRAAERHLDDLLSDERNALPPPLADRLRTVLERRRNAVWERLGQTNPVTGESVDDTYRRLSREMISAEREVFVKLRDHRYIDDEMLRALLRRLDLEEAAAYREAG; encoded by the coding sequence ATGGACGTGATGCCGCTGCTGTTGCTGGTGGCGGGCAGTGCGGGGTTCGCGGGGATCGCCCGGCGCACCCCGGTCCCGGCGCCCCTGCTGCTGGTCGCGGTCGGCCTGGCCGTCTCGTACGTCCCGGGGATCCCGCACTACACGCTGGACCCGGACATCGTCCTGCCGCTGGTGCTGCCCCCGCTGCTCTACAAGGAGGGCACCGAGAGCTCGTACCTCGATCTGCGCGCCCAGATGCGGCCCGTGGGGCTGCTGTCGATCGGGTACGTGCTCTTCGCGACCTTCGTCGTCGGCTGGGCCGCCTATCTCGTCGTACCGGGGCTGCCGCTGCCCGCCGCGCTGGTGCTGGGCGCGGTGGTCGCGCCGACCGACGCGGTCGCGGCCGCGGCGATCGCGCGCCGGGTCGGCCTGCCGTCCCGGATCACCACCATCCTCCAGGGCGAGTCCCTGCTGAACGACGCCACCGCGATCACCGCCTACAAGGTGGCCCTCGCCGCGGCCGTCGGCGAGGGCGCCACCTGGGCGGGCGGCATCGAGGAGTTCCTGCGGGCCGCGGTCGGCGGGGTGCTCGTCGGACTCGTGCTCATGGTGCCGATCCACTGGCTGCGCACCCATCTGAAGGAGGCGCTGCTGCAGAACACCCTCTCGCTGCTGATCCCGTTCGTCGCCTACGGCGTGGCCGAGCAGTTCCACGGCTCCGGCGTCCTCGCGGTCGTCGTGGTCGCGGTGTATCTCGGGCACCGCGCGTGGGAGGTCGACTTCGCCACCCGGCTCCAGGAGGACGCGGTGTGGCGGATGGTCGCCTTTCTACTGGAATCGGCGGTCTTCGCGCTGATCGGCCTGCAACTGCCCACCGTCCTCAAGGGATTGGGCGCGTACCAGGGGGTCGACGCGGCCTGGTACGCGATCGCGGTCTTCGTCGTGGTCGTGGCGGCCCGCTTCGCGTGGGTGTTCCCGGCGACCTTCCTGCCCCGCGCGCTCTCCCGCCGGATCAGGGAGCGCGAGGAGGGTGTCACCTGGCGGGCGCCGGTCGTGACGGGGTGGGCCGCCATGCGCGGAGTGGTGTCCCTGGCCATCGCGTTCTCGATCCCGCTCACGGTGCACGGCGGCGCCCCCTTCCCGCAGCGGAACCTGATCCTCTTCATGACCTTCACCACGGTCATCGGCACCCTCGTGGTGCAGGGCCTGACGCTCGCGCCGCTGATCCGCCTGATGCGCTTCCCGGGCCGCGATGCGCAGGCCGAGACGCTCGCCGAGGCCAACGCCCAGGCACAGGCCTCCCGGGCCGCCGAGCGCCATCTCGACGACCTCCTCTCCGACGAGCGCAACGCCCTGCCCCCGCCGCTCGCCGACCGCCTGCGCACGGTCCTGGAGCGCCGCCGCAACGCCGTCTGGGAGCGCCTCGGCCAGACCAACCCCGTCACCGGCGAGTCCGTCGACGACACCTACCGCCGCCTGTCCCGCGAGATGATCAGCGCCGAACGCGAGGTCTTCGTCAAGCTCCGCGACCACCGCTACATCGACGACGAGATGCTGCGCGCGCTCCTCAGACGCCTGGACCTGGAGGAGGCGGCGGCCTATCGGGAGGCGGGTTGA
- a CDS encoding UBP-type zinc finger domain-containing protein, whose product MKQCTHTDALPHPEPDPLDPTCPECLRDGTHPVQLRLCLSCGHVGCCDSSPGRHATQHHEQSGHPVMRTFEPGEDWRWCFVDHVLV is encoded by the coding sequence ATGAAACAGTGCACGCACACCGACGCGCTGCCGCACCCGGAACCGGATCCGCTCGACCCGACCTGCCCGGAGTGCCTGCGGGACGGCACGCACCCGGTGCAGCTGCGGCTGTGTCTCAGCTGCGGCCATGTCGGCTGTTGCGACTCCTCGCCCGGGCGGCACGCGACGCAGCACCACGAGCAGTCCGGTCACCCCGTGATGCGGACCTTCGAGCCCGGCGAGGACTGGCGGTGGTGCTTCGTGGACCACGTACTGGTGTGA
- a CDS encoding anti-sigma regulatory factor: protein MSQIAGEPAANQDFVEVRLPAAGAYLSVLRTATAGLAARLDFTLDEIEDLRIAVDEACAILLQQAVPGSVLSCVFRLVDDSLEVTVSAPTTDGHAPSRDTFAWTVLSALAGKVSSAVDEDKTVSISLYKQRGAGPGPA, encoded by the coding sequence GTGTCCCAGATCGCAGGCGAGCCCGCGGCGAATCAGGACTTCGTGGAAGTCCGGCTGCCGGCCGCGGGTGCCTACCTGTCGGTGCTGCGGACGGCCACGGCCGGTCTCGCGGCCCGCTTGGACTTCACCCTGGACGAGATCGAGGACCTGCGCATCGCCGTGGACGAGGCCTGCGCGATCCTGCTCCAACAGGCTGTGCCCGGCTCCGTGCTCAGCTGTGTCTTCCGGCTCGTCGACGACTCGCTGGAGGTCACGGTCTCGGCGCCGACCACGGACGGTCACGCCCCCTCGCGGGACACCTTCGCCTGGACCGTGCTGTCGGCCCTCGCAGGCAAGGTCTCGTCCGCAGTCGACGAGGACAAGACCGTGTCGATCAGCCTCTACAAACAGCGCGGCGCGGGCCCCGGCCCGGCGTGA
- a CDS encoding RNA polymerase sigma factor SigF: protein MRDEERGTRELPTGDGGAPWSSAGEISGEAPRDGSRRMADGIDGIPEQARPHPVDDSASAGGDGAVQVVQPEEPGGAGPAVHAGARARGRATGGTMSEHERNAEDEALGAEAVQAVQHAPQDRSGARAMFVELRKLDAGSAEYAELRNQLVRMHLPLVEHLARRFRNRGEPLDDLTQVATIGLIKSVDRFDPERGVEFSTYATPTVVGEIKRHFRDKGWAVRVPRRLQELRLALTTATAELSQLHGRSPTVHELAEKLAISEEEVLEGLESANAYSTLSLDVPDTDDESPAVADTLGAEDEALEGVEYRESLKPLLEDLPPREKRILLLRFFGNMTQSQIAQEVGISQMHVSRLLARTLAQLREKLLVEE from the coding sequence GTGCGGGACGAAGAGCGCGGCACACGCGAGCTGCCGACCGGGGACGGGGGTGCCCCCTGGTCGAGCGCGGGCGAGATCTCCGGGGAAGCCCCCCGGGACGGTTCCCGGCGCATGGCGGACGGCATCGACGGCATCCCCGAGCAGGCCAGGCCGCACCCGGTGGACGACTCCGCGAGTGCCGGAGGTGACGGCGCGGTGCAGGTCGTACAGCCGGAGGAACCCGGCGGCGCCGGACCCGCCGTCCACGCGGGAGCCAGGGCTCGGGGAAGGGCTACGGGCGGGACGATGAGCGAGCACGAGCGAAACGCCGAGGACGAGGCGCTGGGCGCGGAGGCCGTGCAGGCCGTACAGCACGCCCCGCAGGACCGCAGCGGTGCGCGGGCGATGTTCGTCGAGCTGCGCAAGCTGGACGCCGGCAGCGCGGAGTACGCGGAGCTGCGCAATCAGCTGGTCCGTATGCACCTGCCGCTCGTGGAGCACCTGGCACGCCGGTTCCGCAACCGCGGCGAGCCGCTGGACGATCTCACCCAGGTCGCCACGATCGGTCTGATCAAGTCCGTCGACCGGTTCGACCCGGAGCGCGGCGTGGAGTTCTCCACGTACGCCACCCCGACCGTGGTCGGCGAGATCAAGCGGCACTTCCGCGACAAGGGCTGGGCGGTCCGGGTGCCGCGCCGGCTGCAGGAACTGCGGCTCGCGCTGACCACGGCGACGGCCGAGCTGTCCCAGCTGCACGGCCGCTCGCCCACGGTCCACGAGCTGGCCGAGAAGCTCGCGATCTCCGAGGAGGAGGTCCTGGAGGGCCTGGAGTCCGCCAACGCGTACTCCACGCTGTCCCTGGACGTCCCCGACACCGACGACGAGTCGCCCGCGGTCGCCGACACCCTCGGCGCGGAGGACGAGGCGCTGGAGGGCGTGGAGTACCGGGAGTCGTTGAAGCCGCTGCTGGAGGATCTCCCGCCGCGGGAGAAGCGGATCCTGCTGCTGCGCTTCTTCGGGAACATGACCCAGTCGCAGATCGCGCAGGAGGTCGGCATCTCCCAGATGCACGTCTCCCGGCTGCTGGCCCGCACGCTGGCCCAGCTGCGGGAGAAGCTGCTCGTCGAGGAGTAG
- a CDS encoding diacylglycerol/lipid kinase family protein yields MRALLVVNPAATTTSARRRDVLIHALASEMKLEAVTTEYRGHARDLGRLAADSDDIDLVVALGGDGTVNEVVNGLLHAGPDPDRLPGFAVVPGGSTNVFARALGLPNDPVEATGALLDALREGSERFVGLGLTSGTPGTEDEAVPDRWFTFNAGLGFDAGVVGRVEQQRERGKKSTHGLYVRQVIRQFLGEPNRRRGSITLERPGEDPITDLVVAIISNTAPWTYFGNRPMYTSPKASFDTGVDVLGLRRLSTAAVARYGTQLLTSSPERGPHGRHVVSLHDMDQFTLHSKAPLPLQMDGDHLGLRRSVTFTGVRRALRVIV; encoded by the coding sequence ATGCGTGCACTTCTCGTGGTCAATCCGGCGGCTACCACCACAAGCGCACGCAGGCGCGACGTCCTGATCCACGCACTGGCGAGCGAGATGAAGCTGGAGGCGGTCACCACCGAGTACCGCGGCCACGCGCGCGACCTCGGCCGGCTGGCGGCGGACAGCGACGACATCGACCTCGTGGTGGCCCTCGGCGGCGACGGCACGGTCAACGAGGTCGTCAACGGCCTCCTGCACGCCGGCCCCGACCCGGACCGGCTGCCCGGCTTCGCCGTGGTCCCCGGCGGCTCCACCAACGTCTTCGCCCGCGCCCTCGGCCTGCCCAACGACCCGGTGGAAGCCACCGGCGCCCTGCTGGACGCGCTGCGCGAGGGCAGTGAGCGGTTCGTCGGCCTCGGCCTGACCTCGGGCACGCCCGGCACTGAGGACGAGGCGGTCCCGGACCGGTGGTTCACCTTCAACGCCGGACTCGGCTTCGACGCGGGCGTCGTCGGCCGGGTCGAGCAGCAGCGCGAGCGCGGCAAGAAGTCGACACACGGGCTGTACGTACGACAGGTGATCCGGCAGTTCCTCGGCGAACCGAACCGGCGGCGCGGCTCGATCACACTGGAGCGGCCCGGCGAGGACCCGATCACCGATCTTGTGGTCGCCATAATCTCGAACACGGCCCCTTGGACGTATTTCGGCAATCGCCCCATGTACACGTCGCCTAAGGCCTCGTTCGACACCGGCGTCGACGTCCTGGGTCTGCGCCGCCTCTCGACGGCCGCGGTTGCCCGGTATGGCACCCAGTTGCTCACTTCGTCCCCCGAGCGCGGACCCCACGGCAGGCACGTGGTCTCGCTGCACGACATGGACCAGTTCACCTTGCATTCGAAGGCGCCCCTCCCCCTGCAGATGGACGGCGACCACCTCGGACTGCGTAGAAGCGTGACGTTCACAGGCGTACGCCGTGCACTGCGTGTGATTGTGTGA
- a CDS encoding WhiB family transcriptional regulator, producing the protein MDWRHNAVCREEDPELFFPIGNTGPALLQIEEAKAVCRRCPVIEQCLQWALESGQDSGVWGGLSEDERRAMKRRAARNRARQASA; encoded by the coding sequence ATGGACTGGCGTCACAACGCCGTTTGCCGCGAGGAAGACCCCGAGCTCTTCTTCCCCATCGGCAACACCGGTCCTGCGCTGCTGCAGATCGAGGAAGCCAAGGCCGTCTGCCGTCGCTGCCCGGTGATCGAGCAGTGTCTGCAGTGGGCGCTCGAGTCCGGTCAGGACTCCGGCGTCTGGGGTGGTCTCAGCGAGGACGAGCGCCGCGCCATGAAGCGCCGCGCCGCCCGCAACCGGGCCCGTCAGGCCTCCGCCTGA
- a CDS encoding sensor histidine kinase: MNELVRQHTALDDSDLEWLHLLVSEWQLLSDLSFADLVLWVPTRDGTRYVSVAQMRPNTGPTSYQDDMVGHLVPRGRRPMLDAALDEGRIVREGDPEWREEVPVRVESIPVRREGRVLGVIARNTNLLTVRTPSRLELTYLQSASDLAQMIAAGSFPFPGQQVDMDASPRVGDGLIRLDADGVVQYASPNALSAYHRLGLAADLVGQHLGQTTAELAPTRGPVDEALVKLASGWAPREFEIEANDGVIQFRAIPLKPKGTRIGSLVLCRDVTELRRRERELITKDATIREIHHRVKNNLQTVAALLRLQARRIESERGREALEEAVRRVGSIAIVHETLSQNLDERVEFDDIADRVLAMVAEISPGKVTGRRTGRFGILDAEVATPLSMVLTEILQNALEHGFCEGDTGTVEVSAVRGGTTKEARLLVTVQDDGVGLPEDFDPHRSGNLGLQIVRTLVEGELGGSFDMVPAPGRGTRVILDIPVRAQK, from the coding sequence ATGAACGAGCTGGTCCGCCAGCACACCGCCCTCGACGACTCCGATCTCGAGTGGCTCCATCTGCTGGTCTCGGAGTGGCAGCTGCTCTCCGACCTCTCCTTCGCCGACCTGGTCCTGTGGGTCCCCACCCGCGACGGCACGCGATACGTCTCGGTCGCCCAGATGCGCCCCAACACCGGCCCCACCTCCTACCAGGACGACATGGTCGGCCACCTCGTCCCGCGCGGCCGCCGGCCCATGCTGGACGCGGCGCTGGACGAGGGCCGGATCGTGCGCGAGGGCGACCCGGAGTGGCGCGAAGAGGTCCCGGTACGGGTCGAGTCCATCCCCGTACGACGCGAGGGCCGCGTCCTCGGCGTCATCGCCCGCAACACCAATCTGCTGACCGTCCGCACCCCGAGCCGGCTGGAGCTGACCTATCTCCAGAGTGCCTCGGACCTGGCGCAGATGATCGCTGCAGGATCGTTCCCCTTCCCCGGCCAGCAGGTCGACATGGATGCCTCGCCGCGTGTCGGCGACGGCCTGATCCGGCTGGACGCGGACGGCGTCGTCCAGTACGCCTCCCCGAACGCGCTGTCCGCCTACCACCGGCTCGGCCTCGCCGCCGACCTGGTCGGCCAGCACCTCGGGCAGACCACCGCCGAGCTGGCCCCGACCCGCGGTCCGGTGGACGAGGCGCTCGTCAAGCTGGCCAGCGGCTGGGCGCCGCGCGAGTTCGAGATCGAGGCCAACGACGGGGTGATCCAGTTCCGGGCGATCCCGCTCAAGCCCAAGGGCACCCGGATCGGATCCCTGGTGCTGTGCCGGGACGTCACCGAACTGCGGCGCCGCGAGCGCGAGTTGATCACCAAGGACGCGACCATCCGGGAGATCCACCACCGGGTGAAGAACAACCTCCAGACGGTTGCCGCGCTGCTGCGGCTGCAGGCCCGGCGTATCGAGTCCGAGCGAGGCCGGGAGGCCCTGGAGGAGGCCGTCCGCCGGGTCGGCTCGATCGCCATCGTGCATGAGACGCTGTCTCAGAACCTGGATGAGCGCGTGGAGTTCGACGACATCGCCGACCGCGTGCTGGCGATGGTCGCCGAGATCTCGCCGGGCAAGGTGACCGGCCGGCGCACCGGCCGCTTCGGGATACTCGACGCCGAGGTCGCCACCCCGCTGTCGATGGTCCTCACCGAGATCTTGCAGAACGCCCTGGAGCACGGCTTTTGCGAGGGCGACACCGGCACGGTAGAGGTCTCCGCGGTCCGTGGCGGCACCACCAAGGAGGCCCGCCTCCTCGTCACCGTCCAGGACGACGGGGTCGGCCTGCCCGAGGACTTCGACCCACATCGCTCGGGCAACCTGGGGCTGCAGATCGTACGGACGCTGGTGGAGGGGGAGTTGGGCGGCTCCTTCGACATGGTCCCGGCGCCGGGGCGGGGGACCCGGGTGATCCTCGACATTCCGGTGCGGGCGCAGAAGTGA